A genomic segment from Lignipirellula cremea encodes:
- a CDS encoding PSD1 and planctomycete cytochrome C domain-containing protein yields MLVLSTLVGSIAAGADDFTFFETKIRPVLVQHCYECHSAASEKPGGGLRLDWRGGLQQGGESGPAVTPGQVDKSLLVAALRYESFEMPPKEKLPAAVIDDFCRWIAAGAPDPRSDPPAAADAARLAWEARFEQRRAWWSFQPVVESAPPRVRNEAWSADPIDHFILAKLEASGLQPAPRAQRRALIRRLSFALTGLPPDPAEVEQFVADDSPMAWPRQVDRLLASPHFGERWARHWMDVVRYTDTYGYEWDIPAKGAWRYRDYLTRAFNADAPYDQLIREQLAGDLLPRPRYDLPHQRNESLAGLMFYQLGEKRHGDSAEFDGIHQEMLDNKIDAFSKAFQALTVSCARCHDHKLGPISQAEYYALGGVFMSSRWVTNTLDLPERNEPIIAELSTIKQALRAELAQLWLSETSVIFDDLAQAAAERDPAATDSPPGPDRLPRQVVWRRLLAEAAAKPALDHMLYPWLQLSDTDPSAVGERWRKLAEQYAAESDRRRTRNERDYQTAVDFRRGVAPSWSIDGAGLQQPAACGDFTVALTGPTAIGRLLPGGLQTDAVSSRQNGAVRTPYLQQFQQAFLSFEYVGGDFAAHRTVVDNAFLTERQRYLDQSEQGWLTVANNASLRNRHVYMELATKTSNPNFPPRVGLGGPCSEEQAHDPRSWFGLTRVLLHDTPEPPDQELTHFDTLFADSPPGQRSSVGERYAAWFARALTNWAAGKADADDVRLINWLLQQQLLSNNMEAPQIARRVARYREIEQKLPTPQTINGMIDNDPGYDYRLNLRGEYDRLGEAVPRGYLKVIRDCLNEESQASPLVGSGRRELADMIASRRNPLTARVFVNRVWGWLFGTGIVATPNDFGQLGDLPSHPALLDYLASRFMAEGWSLKQLIRAIVLTETWRQSGQATAAALSRDPNNRLLHHFPLRRLEAEAIRDAMLATSGRLDRTLYGPPIDPHRQNEDPQKRLFSGPLDGDGRRSLYTKITIMEPPRFLATFNQPMPKIPTGKRDISNTPAQALALLNDPFVLQQAQHWAEQLVEHGPADPDARLEQMFRLALCRPPQPQERERWREALDDFAAVRGVSPARIPASVPVWQDATHTMFNLKEFIYSP; encoded by the coding sequence ATGCTGGTCCTTTCGACGCTGGTTGGTTCGATCGCGGCGGGGGCCGACGACTTTACTTTTTTTGAGACGAAGATTCGCCCGGTACTGGTGCAACACTGCTACGAGTGCCATTCGGCGGCGAGCGAAAAGCCTGGCGGAGGCTTGCGGCTGGATTGGCGCGGCGGCCTGCAGCAAGGCGGGGAGAGCGGTCCCGCGGTGACGCCGGGTCAGGTCGACAAAAGTTTGCTGGTGGCGGCGCTGCGTTACGAGTCGTTCGAGATGCCGCCGAAGGAAAAATTGCCTGCCGCGGTGATTGACGATTTCTGTCGATGGATCGCTGCCGGCGCTCCCGATCCGCGCAGCGATCCGCCGGCAGCGGCCGATGCGGCCCGCCTGGCGTGGGAAGCGCGTTTCGAGCAACGCCGCGCCTGGTGGAGCTTCCAGCCGGTTGTCGAATCGGCCCCGCCGCGGGTGCGGAACGAGGCCTGGTCGGCCGACCCGATCGACCATTTTATTCTGGCCAAGCTGGAAGCAAGCGGTCTGCAGCCGGCTCCGCGGGCCCAGCGCCGGGCCTTGATACGCCGACTATCGTTCGCCTTGACCGGTCTGCCCCCTGACCCGGCCGAGGTCGAGCAGTTTGTCGCCGACGATTCTCCTATGGCCTGGCCTCGACAGGTCGACCGCTTACTCGCCTCGCCACATTTTGGCGAACGCTGGGCCCGGCATTGGATGGACGTGGTCCGCTACACGGACACCTACGGATACGAGTGGGATATTCCCGCCAAAGGCGCCTGGCGCTACCGCGACTATCTGACCAGGGCATTCAACGCCGATGCGCCGTACGACCAACTGATTCGCGAGCAGTTGGCCGGCGACCTATTGCCGCGGCCGCGCTACGATTTGCCGCATCAGCGGAACGAATCGCTGGCCGGACTGATGTTCTATCAGCTGGGCGAAAAACGGCATGGCGACAGCGCCGAGTTCGACGGCATCCATCAAGAGATGCTGGACAACAAAATCGATGCGTTCTCCAAGGCGTTTCAGGCGCTGACCGTGTCTTGCGCCCGCTGCCACGATCACAAACTGGGCCCGATCTCCCAGGCCGAATATTACGCCCTGGGCGGCGTGTTCATGAGCTCCCGCTGGGTGACGAATACGCTCGATCTGCCGGAACGGAACGAACCGATCATCGCCGAGCTGAGTACCATCAAGCAAGCGTTGCGAGCCGAATTGGCCCAGCTTTGGTTAAGCGAAACGTCGGTGATTTTCGACGACCTGGCCCAGGCGGCCGCCGAGCGGGACCCTGCCGCAACCGACAGCCCGCCGGGCCCCGATCGCTTGCCCCGGCAGGTTGTTTGGCGCCGGCTGCTGGCGGAGGCGGCAGCCAAGCCAGCGCTCGATCACATGCTTTATCCCTGGCTGCAGCTAAGCGACACTGACCCGTCGGCGGTCGGCGAGCGTTGGCGGAAACTGGCCGAACAGTACGCGGCCGAAAGCGATCGTCGTCGCACGCGGAACGAGCGTGATTATCAAACGGCCGTCGATTTTCGCCGCGGCGTCGCGCCCTCTTGGTCGATCGACGGGGCCGGTTTGCAGCAACCGGCCGCGTGTGGGGATTTCACGGTCGCCCTGACGGGCCCCACAGCGATCGGCCGCCTGTTGCCCGGCGGCTTGCAGACCGACGCCGTTTCGTCGCGGCAAAACGGCGCCGTGCGTACGCCCTATCTGCAGCAATTCCAGCAGGCGTTCCTCAGCTTTGAATACGTCGGCGGCGATTTCGCCGCCCATCGCACGGTTGTCGATAATGCATTCTTGACCGAACGGCAACGCTACCTGGATCAAAGCGAACAGGGCTGGCTGACGGTGGCCAACAACGCTTCGCTGCGCAACCGCCATGTTTATATGGAGCTGGCCACCAAGACTAGCAACCCGAACTTCCCGCCGCGCGTGGGGCTGGGCGGACCGTGCAGCGAAGAGCAAGCACACGATCCGCGCAGCTGGTTCGGTCTGACCCGAGTGCTACTCCACGACACGCCCGAGCCGCCCGATCAAGAACTGACCCATTTTGACACACTCTTCGCCGACTCGCCGCCGGGCCAACGTTCCTCGGTAGGCGAACGCTATGCAGCCTGGTTCGCCAGGGCGCTGACCAACTGGGCCGCAGGAAAAGCCGACGCCGACGACGTGCGGCTGATCAACTGGCTGCTCCAGCAACAGCTGCTTTCGAACAACATGGAGGCCCCGCAAATCGCGCGGCGGGTCGCACGCTATCGTGAAATCGAACAGAAGTTGCCGACGCCGCAAACGATCAACGGCATGATCGACAACGACCCCGGCTACGACTACCGACTGAATCTCCGCGGCGAATACGATCGACTTGGCGAGGCCGTGCCCCGCGGCTATCTCAAGGTAATTCGCGACTGCCTGAACGAAGAAAGCCAGGCATCGCCGCTCGTCGGCAGCGGCCGCAGGGAGCTGGCCGACATGATCGCCAGTCGCCGGAATCCGCTCACCGCCCGGGTGTTTGTCAATCGCGTTTGGGGCTGGCTGTTTGGAACAGGCATTGTCGCCACGCCGAACGATTTCGGCCAACTGGGCGACTTGCCCTCGCATCCGGCGTTGCTGGATTACTTGGCCAGCCGCTTCATGGCGGAGGGCTGGTCGCTTAAGCAGCTGATCAGAGCGATTGTGTTGACAGAAACCTGGCGCCAGTCAGGCCAGGCGACCGCGGCCGCGCTGAGCCGCGACCCGAACAACCGCTTGCTGCATCACTTTCCCTTGCGGCGGCTGGAGGCCGAAGCGATCCGCGACGCCATGCTGGCGACGTCGGGAAGGCTCGATCGCACCCTTTATGGGCCGCCCATCGATCCGCATCGTCAGAACGAAGACCCGCAAAAACGGCTCTTCAGCGGACCGCTCGACGGCGACGGAAGGCGCTCGCTCTACACCAAGATCACCATCATGGAGCCGCCCCGTTTCTTGGCGACCTTCAACCAGCCGATGCCCAAAATACCGACCGGCAAACGTGATATCAGTAATACGCCGGCCCAGGCGCTCGCCCTGCTGAACGACCCGTTCGTC
- a CDS encoding IS4 family transposase, which translates to MFDSFRSRLAAARRDDQLFFAALIDQQTIRSSFGDASTILDSARIYDTAVTVWVFLSQTLTSGHNCVQAVAKLIAFRAAKGLPIPAALSGAYCMARDKLNEAGMHRLVTDSGAAIEDSVPDQWLWRGHRVIVGDGCTLTMADTPENQEAYPQMAGQKPGCGFPIMRMVVFFGLATGVVLEAAMGRYKGKLTAEVSLFREIDKILEEDDVYLADRAYSGWFDIARQLARGVHVVLRKHQSRRTDFRTGVRYSKDEHAVFWDKPPRPAWMTAEEYAGYDVFLTLREIRVRIATPGFRTREVIIVTNLLDDIEYNKEDLAALYRRRWQAELNLRSLKTVMQMDHLRCKQPHRVRNEIRAHFTAYNLVRQMMCEAAIRGDVQPWQISFKGTMQTLNELLPVLCMTGDADPLCDVFYDCCLQHVVGNRPDRYEPRVRKRRPNPYKLMTKPRHSHQPGKE; encoded by the coding sequence ATGTTCGATTCTTTTCGCTCGCGGTTGGCTGCGGCCCGACGTGATGATCAACTGTTCTTCGCTGCGCTGATCGATCAACAGACTATCCGATCCAGCTTTGGCGACGCAAGTACAATCCTCGATTCCGCGCGAATTTACGACACCGCCGTCACCGTTTGGGTGTTCCTCTCGCAAACCCTCACTTCCGGCCACAACTGCGTCCAGGCGGTTGCCAAATTGATCGCCTTTCGCGCCGCTAAAGGCCTGCCGATTCCTGCCGCTCTAAGCGGCGCCTACTGCATGGCGCGAGACAAACTTAACGAAGCCGGCATGCACCGCCTGGTGACAGATTCTGGCGCCGCGATCGAAGATTCCGTCCCCGATCAATGGCTCTGGCGAGGACATCGCGTTATCGTCGGCGACGGTTGCACGCTGACAATGGCTGACACTCCTGAAAACCAAGAAGCCTATCCGCAAATGGCGGGGCAAAAACCCGGCTGTGGATTTCCCATCATGCGGATGGTGGTCTTCTTCGGCCTGGCCACCGGCGTCGTGCTGGAAGCCGCCATGGGTCGCTATAAAGGCAAGCTGACGGCCGAGGTCAGCCTGTTCCGTGAGATCGACAAAATCCTCGAAGAAGACGACGTTTATCTCGCAGATCGAGCCTATTCTGGCTGGTTCGACATCGCCCGGCAGCTGGCCCGAGGGGTGCATGTGGTGCTGCGAAAACATCAATCGCGAAGGACCGATTTCCGCACCGGCGTGCGCTACAGCAAAGACGAACACGCGGTGTTCTGGGACAAGCCGCCACGGCCTGCCTGGATGACCGCAGAAGAGTACGCCGGCTATGACGTATTCCTGACACTGCGTGAGATCCGGGTGCGGATCGCCACGCCCGGCTTTCGCACGCGTGAGGTCATCATTGTGACCAACTTGCTCGACGACATCGAGTACAACAAGGAGGATCTGGCGGCTCTTTATCGTCGGCGGTGGCAAGCAGAATTAAATCTAAGATCGTTGAAAACGGTGATGCAAATGGACCACTTGCGCTGCAAGCAACCCCATCGTGTGCGGAACGAAATCCGAGCTCACTTCACGGCCTATAACTTGGTCCGTCAGATGATGTGCGAGGCAGCGATCCGCGGCGACGTGCAACCCTGGCAAATCAGCTTTAAGGGGACGATGCAAACGCTTAACGAGTTGCTGCCGGTGTTGTGCATGACAGGGGACGCCGATCCGCTCTGCGACGTGTTTTATGATTGCTGCTTGCAGCATGTCGTTGGCAATCGCCCGGACCGCTACGAACCGCGAGTCCGCAAACGCCGGCCCAATCCGTACAAGCTCATGACCAAGCCCCGTCACAGCCACCAACCCGGCAAAGAATAA
- a CDS encoding DUF1549 domain-containing protein, translating into MNALFRDTLLAGSLLCLLIGGSFRSVAAQDEGKSKRPTQQGAVAPPLHQRIDDLIERRLEELKISAAMSSSDAEFVRRVFLDLTGVIPSARQARSFLDDAAPDKRQRLIDALLARPEHAIHMARVFDVMLIERRIPAITSYDVASATWRAYLTEAFAENRPWDRMVRDILASDGTGDQHAAGVKFYLVRDVAPHQLTRDVGRLFLGVDLQCAQCHDDPRIDAYRQAEYFGIYAFLERVTAFRDTEKNVSLVGEKADGKTTFVSVFTALNGETSPQLPGGEMIADPPLERGKEYVNPPGPKQRGIPVYSRRNMLAELLPRAETEGFARNLANRLWALLIGRGIVHPLDLYHSANPPSHPELLELLEHWLVEHDFDMQGLLRELALSQTYQRSSVLPAGAASLPDDSFAAAPLRGLTAEQLSWSVLQATGRVEQHLHQIAEKQSADKAKSADATPDDQSADAMPAWRRRLTQYEPLERQVKPLVAVFAGLPGQPDGDFQPVVDQALYLLNSPAMLPLLRDPPSTLLPRLTAIAEPEPLAEELYLSVLSRRPTAEEIAEVRRLVEPLASSERRQPLLGLIWGLLLSSEFRLNH; encoded by the coding sequence ATGAACGCCCTGTTCCGAGACACACTTCTCGCTGGCTCGTTGCTGTGTCTGCTGATCGGCGGTTCGTTCCGCTCGGTAGCGGCGCAGGATGAGGGGAAGTCGAAACGTCCAACGCAACAAGGCGCGGTTGCCCCGCCACTGCATCAGCGGATCGACGATCTCATCGAGCGGCGGCTGGAGGAGTTAAAGATTTCGGCGGCCATGAGCAGCAGCGACGCCGAGTTCGTCCGTCGAGTCTTTCTCGATCTGACGGGCGTCATTCCTAGCGCCCGACAAGCTCGCTCGTTCCTCGACGATGCGGCGCCGGACAAACGCCAACGGTTGATCGACGCGTTGTTGGCCCGTCCCGAGCACGCGATTCACATGGCGCGGGTGTTCGATGTGATGTTGATCGAGCGCCGTATTCCGGCGATTACTTCGTACGACGTAGCGTCGGCGACCTGGCGCGCTTATCTGACCGAAGCGTTCGCCGAGAACCGGCCGTGGGACCGGATGGTGCGAGACATCCTCGCCAGCGACGGAACTGGCGATCAGCATGCCGCGGGCGTCAAGTTTTACCTGGTTCGCGATGTGGCTCCGCATCAATTGACGCGCGACGTGGGCCGGTTGTTTCTCGGCGTCGATTTGCAGTGCGCCCAATGCCACGACGATCCACGCATCGACGCCTACCGCCAAGCCGAGTACTTCGGCATCTATGCCTTTCTGGAACGGGTGACTGCGTTCCGCGACACGGAGAAAAACGTATCGCTGGTCGGCGAAAAGGCGGACGGCAAGACGACGTTTGTCTCGGTTTTCACCGCTCTAAACGGCGAGACCTCGCCGCAGCTGCCCGGGGGCGAAATGATCGCCGATCCGCCGCTGGAGCGGGGCAAGGAATACGTCAATCCGCCCGGACCGAAGCAGCGCGGCATACCGGTCTACAGTCGGCGAAATATGCTGGCCGAACTGTTGCCGCGCGCAGAAACGGAGGGTTTCGCGCGCAATCTCGCCAATCGGCTCTGGGCGCTGCTGATTGGCCGCGGCATCGTTCATCCGCTTGATCTGTATCACTCGGCCAATCCGCCGTCGCATCCTGAACTGCTCGAACTGCTCGAGCATTGGCTCGTTGAACATGACTTCGACATGCAAGGGCTGCTGCGAGAACTGGCGCTCAGCCAGACGTATCAACGCTCAAGCGTCTTGCCCGCCGGCGCGGCATCGCTTCCCGACGACTCGTTTGCGGCGGCTCCGTTGCGCGGTTTGACGGCGGAGCAACTCAGTTGGTCGGTCTTGCAAGCGACGGGCCGCGTTGAACAACACCTCCACCAGATCGCAGAGAAACAGAGTGCAGACAAAGCAAAGTCAGCGGATGCGACGCCGGACGATCAATCGGCGGACGCCATGCCGGCGTGGCGGCGACGTCTGACGCAATATGAGCCGCTGGAGCGGCAAGTGAAACCGCTCGTCGCCGTTTTCGCCGGCTTGCCAGGACAACCGGATGGTGATTTTCAGCCAGTCGTGGATCAGGCGCTTTATCTGCTCAACAGTCCCGCGATGTTGCCGCTGCTTAGGGATCCGCCGAGCACATTGCTGCCCCGTCTGACTGCGATCGCCGAGCCCGAACCGCTGGCGGAGGAGCTTTATCTGAGCGTACTGAGTCGGCGCCCCACCGCTGAAGAGATCGCCGAAGTGCGCCGGCTTGTCGAACCGCTGGCGTCGTCGGAGCGCCGCCAACCGCTGCTTGGATTGATTTGGGGATTGCTGTTGTCGTCTGAATTTCGCTTGAATCACTAG
- a CDS encoding DUF1501 domain-containing protein has product MSNPTRLTLSRRELLASSAAAGLGAGALATPLRANSATAPRKQLLLLFLSGGASQFETWDPKPGAKTGGPYRAISTSLPGVSIGELLPHTAKNMHRLTVVRSLNSGIADHFQGHYALQAGRVAKGYPVLGSAVAKLLERPGDLLPGYVVIRRDSPKAYTDVGDAGFLGAKYEGVQIVNNQPPANLAPPQNVEPALAEAVERVRQAADDRFRRNRYASPIDSYGTTFRQAQALMQRSDIFDLTQESPADHERYGKHDFGQHCLLARRLLQSGVTCVKVVHFDWDAHQDNFYWHQIRCAEFDRTLVTLLDDLDERGMLEHTLVVITGEMGRTPQINNLGGRDHWGRAWSMAMAGCGVKPGVVYGATNDTGTEVTDDPVKLGDLFHTYLQALGIDSSSMYEVGGQTNPVADPAAKPIDALLA; this is encoded by the coding sequence ATGTCGAACCCAACCCGGCTGACGCTTTCTCGTCGCGAACTGCTGGCCAGCTCGGCCGCGGCAGGGCTTGGCGCCGGCGCGCTCGCTACCCCGTTGCGAGCCAATTCGGCGACCGCGCCGCGCAAACAACTCCTTCTGCTGTTTCTTTCCGGCGGCGCCAGTCAGTTTGAAACCTGGGATCCCAAACCCGGCGCCAAGACGGGGGGACCGTATCGAGCCATCTCGACGTCGCTGCCCGGCGTGTCGATCGGCGAACTGCTGCCGCATACGGCAAAGAACATGCATCGGCTGACCGTCGTGCGCAGCTTGAATTCCGGCATCGCCGATCATTTTCAGGGGCATTATGCCTTGCAGGCGGGCCGCGTTGCCAAAGGCTATCCTGTGCTCGGATCGGCGGTCGCGAAATTGCTCGAACGGCCCGGCGATTTGCTGCCGGGCTACGTCGTCATCCGTCGCGACAGCCCGAAGGCTTACACCGACGTGGGCGACGCAGGGTTCCTCGGCGCCAAATACGAAGGCGTGCAGATCGTCAACAATCAACCGCCGGCGAACCTGGCGCCTCCGCAGAACGTCGAGCCGGCGCTGGCGGAAGCCGTGGAGCGCGTGCGGCAGGCGGCCGATGATCGCTTTCGGCGCAATCGCTACGCAAGTCCGATCGACAGCTACGGCACGACGTTTCGCCAGGCCCAGGCGTTAATGCAGCGCAGCGATATCTTCGATCTAACTCAGGAGTCGCCCGCCGACCACGAGCGTTATGGAAAGCACGATTTTGGCCAACATTGTCTGCTGGCGCGGCGCCTGTTGCAGTCGGGCGTAACCTGTGTAAAGGTCGTGCACTTCGATTGGGACGCCCACCAGGACAACTTCTATTGGCATCAGATTCGCTGCGCCGAGTTCGATCGCACGCTGGTCACGTTGTTGGATGATCTGGATGAACGGGGGATGCTCGAACACACGCTGGTCGTGATCACGGGTGAGATGGGCCGCACGCCCCAAATCAACAACCTCGGCGGCCGCGATCATTGGGGCCGCGCCTGGAGCATGGCGATGGCCGGATGCGGCGTGAAGCCTGGTGTGGTGTATGGCGCCACAAACGACACAGGCACAGAGGTAACAGACGATCCCGTCAAACTCGGCGATCTGTTTCACACCTATCTGCAAGCATTGGGAATCGACTCGAGCAGCATGTACGAAGTGGGCGGCCAGACGAATCCTGTCGCCGATCCTGCAGCCAAACCGATCGACGCCCTGTTGGCGTAG
- a CDS encoding WD40 repeat domain-containing protein codes for MDGHESWVGAIVRCGAELVLTADQAGRVIAWDCSSDRPVLRWDIAAHESTIYALAASADGKQFATGDRDGGIRIWQTDDGRRTRELNGLGHPVYGLAFPPDGRQLISADRQPHKPRIKWWDIATGGELRSIDVAELSAYRRVEDIEWGGIRAITISPSGNMLAACGSNGYSGPACVLLFDVATSELKRKLAATFKGFCYSARFHSQGFLLTASGDIGKGEIGCWSTDQVESLASTATPGPCTAIDIHPEGRRFVAAQAIGKGSYPDAGTLTLFEWFE; via the coding sequence TTGGACGGACACGAAAGCTGGGTCGGCGCGATCGTTCGCTGCGGTGCGGAACTCGTGCTGACGGCCGATCAGGCTGGGCGTGTCATTGCCTGGGACTGCAGTAGCGACCGTCCCGTATTGCGCTGGGACATCGCAGCGCACGAGAGCACCATCTATGCATTGGCCGCCAGCGCCGACGGTAAACAGTTCGCCACCGGCGATCGCGACGGCGGCATTCGCATCTGGCAAACCGATGACGGGCGTCGCACGCGCGAGCTCAACGGCCTGGGGCATCCCGTCTACGGCTTGGCGTTTCCCCCCGACGGCCGGCAGTTAATCTCGGCTGATCGCCAGCCGCACAAGCCGCGGATCAAGTGGTGGGACATTGCGACCGGCGGCGAATTGCGGAGCATCGACGTCGCCGAACTGTCCGCCTATCGGCGCGTCGAGGACATCGAATGGGGCGGCATCCGCGCCATCACGATTTCGCCCAGCGGAAACATGCTGGCCGCTTGCGGCAGCAACGGCTATTCAGGGCCTGCTTGCGTCTTGCTGTTCGACGTTGCTACAAGTGAATTGAAACGCAAGCTGGCTGCAACATTCAAGGGATTCTGCTACTCGGCGCGGTTCCACTCCCAAGGCTTTTTGTTGACCGCCAGCGGCGACATCGGCAAGGGCGAGATCGGCTGTTGGTCCACCGACCAAGTCGAATCGCTGGCGAGCACAGCAACGCCTGGTCCCTGTACCGCCATCGACATTCATCCCGAAGGTCGCCGCTTTGTTGCCGCGCAGGCGATCGGCAAAGGCTCGTACCCCGACGCGGGCACACTCACGCTGTTCGAATGGTTCGAGTAA
- a CDS encoding DUF1501 domain-containing protein — MTALIEDLHARNLTKKVLLVVTGEFGRSPKISRSDTGSKGIRFGREHWPQTMSVLVCGGGMQHGQVVGSTNSNGEHPHDRPLTPNDLWATVYKHLGIDQDATIADYSGRPQLLLPFGKPIRELI, encoded by the coding sequence GTGACGGCGCTGATCGAAGACCTGCACGCCCGAAATCTGACAAAGAAGGTACTGCTGGTGGTGACGGGTGAATTCGGCCGTTCGCCGAAAATCAGCCGGTCCGACACGGGAAGCAAAGGGATTCGCTTTGGCCGCGAGCACTGGCCTCAGACGATGTCGGTGTTGGTTTGCGGCGGCGGCATGCAGCATGGCCAAGTTGTCGGTTCGACCAATTCCAATGGTGAGCATCCGCACGACCGGCCGCTGACGCCTAACGATTTATGGGCAACGGTCTACAAGCATTTAGGGATTGATCAGGACGCGACCATCGCCGACTACAGCGGTCGCCCCCAATTGCTGTTGCCGTTTGGAAAGCCAATTCGGGAATTGATTTGA
- a CDS encoding DUF1501 domain-containing protein: MNPINRCFGPTSRRSFLKMGALGVSGLSLAEVMRLRTAAGATSAAPETSVIFVWLAGGPPHMETYDMKPDAPEGYRGQFSPISTNVPGIEVCEHLPLHAKCADKFTLIRSISHRFNDHGGGSKRVMTGRIPDTPTGTINDSPSVISIVNKMREHIDVGMPNCVTMANGGRSKVDTYAQGAAYLGMKYNYFPVGDDPSSPKFAVRNMFLGQTAEERLDDRRQLLRGLDRLRSEVDASGAMDAVDEFSQQAFGLLTSPRMHEAFDLSREPQSLRERYGMHAWGQRALMARRLVEAGSSFVTVAMENPYISGLKYPKLGFYNWDSHAENATCGRTRDIVSRFTIRL; the protein is encoded by the coding sequence ATGAACCCAATCAATAGATGTTTCGGGCCGACTTCGCGACGGTCGTTTCTGAAGATGGGGGCCTTGGGCGTAAGCGGGCTGAGCCTCGCCGAAGTGATGCGGCTGAGAACTGCGGCCGGTGCAACCAGCGCCGCACCAGAAACGTCGGTCATTTTTGTCTGGCTGGCCGGCGGGCCTCCACACATGGAGACCTACGACATGAAGCCGGACGCGCCTGAGGGTTACCGCGGACAGTTTTCACCGATTTCTACGAACGTGCCAGGGATCGAAGTTTGCGAGCATCTACCGCTGCACGCCAAGTGCGCCGACAAGTTCACACTGATTCGTAGCATCTCGCATCGCTTCAACGATCATGGCGGCGGCAGCAAACGAGTCATGACCGGACGAATTCCAGATACTCCCACGGGGACGATCAACGATTCACCGTCTGTTATTTCAATCGTCAACAAGATGCGAGAGCACATTGACGTTGGTATGCCAAACTGTGTCACGATGGCGAACGGCGGCCGGTCCAAAGTCGATACGTACGCCCAAGGCGCGGCGTATTTGGGAATGAAGTACAACTACTTCCCGGTAGGAGACGATCCGAGTTCTCCAAAGTTTGCGGTCAGAAACATGTTTCTTGGTCAGACCGCTGAGGAGCGCCTCGATGACCGCAGGCAATTGCTTCGAGGCCTCGATCGCTTGCGGAGCGAAGTCGATGCCAGCGGCGCGATGGACGCGGTGGACGAGTTCAGCCAGCAAGCTTTTGGACTGCTCACCAGTCCTCGGATGCACGAAGCGTTTGATTTGTCGCGCGAACCACAATCGCTGCGCGAGCGATACGGCATGCATGCCTGGGGACAGCGGGCGCTGATGGCCCGGCGGTTGGTCGAGGCAGGTAGTAGTTTCGTGACCGTCGCCATGGAAAACCCATATATTTCGGGCTTGAAGTATCCCAAGCTGGGCTTTTACAACTGGGATTCCCATGCGGAAAACGCGACCTGTGGAAGGACGCGGGACATCGTTTCCCGATTTACGATCAGGCTGTGA